Within the Erigeron canadensis isolate Cc75 chromosome 6, C_canadensis_v1, whole genome shotgun sequence genome, the region tataaattaatattgaaatttaacTTCTATAATTTCCGCATATAGCATTGCTTGATCTATCTTCTTATATGCAGCATATCCAGAACAATGTACTTTATGTGAGAGCAACTAAATGGAGGAAACATCTGTAATCCATTTCCACACACCAACTTAGAGACTGGTAGAATAAAACTAGTCTGGGAGGCTGGATGCATAGCTTGCTGACTTTCAACTTGTTCTAGCTATAAAAAttatttgacccgtttgagaAAATCACAACCCAAGTCGACCCAtccataagtaaatgggttgaaactgACACCTCCAGATTAGTAATTAACTTTAGCAAAACATATACCAACCACAATAAACATCGATTTGAGAAATCAAAAGTAGTCCATAAAAAGAATAGGGATTGTAGCTGCTTACTTGTCTTCATCGTCAGCTCCATTTTCACCGTCAGGTTTATCACTGTCCGGAGCTCCATCATCCTCGGGATTTCCAAGAAGTTGTTGAGCAGCTTTGAGAGCTTTCAACCTCTCACGATGAGCAGCCGCCGCTTGCTCTatagtttcttcttcttcaatagCCATGTCTTAAGATCACAACCAACCTACATTTTTTCACAGGGGCGCATAATAGAGTCTCATTAGCATAAGGCCATAACGATTAAATAGCTACAATATTTGCGGAAAAGCCCTAATAACATTTTCGAATAGAGAGATACGGTAATTGGGGAAGCATCCAAAGATGCAACTCCAGTAGTTGCGGTAGATGGATTACAATATTGTTAGTGTTGGACGACAAACCTTCCAACTTTGGTAGATGgaaatgattattttaatagatGGGTACATTGAGTCTAAACTCCTCAACAATCTGATTTTTAAAACTCTGTGTACGTCGGATTTGAAGTCGAAGTAATCATACCGAAATTGCATGATAAGTAGCAAGACAAACAGCAACATTCAGGTTGAAGGAGCTTTTCTTTGTATTTAAGATATAAGGaatatcttttttgtttttagtgttGTGATTCAAATATCGGGCTTAATGTATGCATACATAGGCTctctgttttttctttttcttttctaggTATCTTGATCCATTCACTTGTTGTCACAAATGCTTGTAAGATTCGTATCATATTAACGAATGATATCTTATTTTGCAAGGATTTAtgtttgtttgattttcttgtttGTCATTATTAGAGTCGGTAAGTTAAGCGGGTTGGGCAATTTGGGTAAAGGGTCAAAAGTTGTTATCTTTAATGTGAGTCCAAATGGGTTGGGTGAGGTTAAAGTTtctatttttatgtaatttaaaaAGTACATATACTATAAGGCCGTTAAACAGAACCGGCGTTGTGGCTACATAAAATCAAGTTCCGGGCATTTTTGGTTCGTCAAAGATATGTCTAAAAAATGTTGCTTTCTATAATCAGATTATAAACACTTTTAATATAACAATTACTAATTGATTTTTTTGTGCAAAGGTTTAAAATAATTACGCGCTACAAGAATTCTTTTAACGAACATCAAATATAACAATCATTTGAGTGTTAAACATCTTATTAAGGTAGTATTGACATATTAAGGATGTTCGGTTGTGATTTGtgaatgtataaaaatatagaaactAATATAATTATGTATTGGGTGCATGGTACCCAAGTAATCTGGGATGAGCCTAGCCCCATCGTACCAAATTTCTGGGACATAATTAACCTACCACAATCCCGTACAGAAGCGATCCCAGTTCCATGTGACTATTGAGTGAAATACTAACAAAATCTGGCATAAGGGTCGAATTTGTCACCTCTATAGTCACGAGAGGTTTGATTTAGATGCTAAAGCTAACATAGCTTAGAAGCTTCTGTGTGTTCTTTGTATCAATTCCTGAAGTAAGgtgttttatattatttttaaaatatgtagCCATCAGAAGCAATACGTAAATCTTTTTTATGGAATTAATGCATAGTGATGTCTTAGGTAGTACCTGTGGAAAATTTGAATGGACGCAAAAAAGTCGAAGCAGGAGACCTTTGTGAGAAAAGAAATGGTATTGCTGTTACTCTAGTTACTATTCTATGTATTGTCACATAAACAATATTGTCCAGTTTCATGCTTTCATTTCTGCTTATTTTTTGCAGGCAGGGGAGTTGACCTCAATCGAAATTGGAGTGTAGATTGGGGGAAAAAAGAGAAGGTTAGTTATAATTAACAGGTACCTTAGCAATTAAAAGCGGCAAGATTGGAGGTTCAGGCAGATTGGATAACGGGTTGGGTTTCAAACGGGCCAACTTTTAATACAGGTTGTATTAAGCAGAGATCGGTTGGGACCTGTAAACATTTTATTGTCCTTGTTTAATCTTTCTTATGGATATTTGTCTTTACTATGCGTCTATGCTTTGCAGATTCAATATGATTACAAATACTTGTTACATCATTGaataaaacaattttggaggttGTCTATTGTTTTATTCCCATTCCTATGCTTTACaaccttctttttcttcatataCTTCAGGATTTTGATCCATATGAAGAGAATCCTGGGACTGCTCTTTTCAGTGAGCCTGAGGCTCAGCTAATGCGGAAGCTCTCAATGTCATTTGACCCACACATCTGGGTCAACGTACATTCTGGAATGGAGGTGAGTAATACCTCCTTCCCTGCTTTTAGACAGACATTTGAAATGTTAATGGATAGTTAGTGGTCCATTATGTAGTTTCAAGCATTAATAAGGAAGCATCACATCTGGAATCTGCTATCTAGTTATTAAATCGTTAAAATTCgaataatttcttttttacataTACAATGACAGTTCTTTATCATAACGATTGTATTCACTTTGTTTCATAGGCTCTATTTATGCCATTTGATCACAAAAACACAACGCCAACTGGACTGCAATCACAAAAGATGAAGTTGATGCTTGAAACATTAAACCACCTTCATTATGGTGACTGCTGTGCGGTTGGATCGGGATGCGGATCTGTTGGGTTAGTATCATTTATTTACTACTATGTGACTTCAAGTATTGTTGTTTTTCTATTTATCtttgtagaggtggcaaaatgccGGGTTGGATGGGTtcgtaatgggtcaaaacaggcTGGGGTCAGAACATGTTACCTATAATATGTGTTAAAACAAGTCAAGACAGGGTGACCTGGAAATGTATTTTATGATTAGAAAACATACTATGAAAATACTAAGCTATTGTTTTTTACTTCCAAGTAAGGCGATTTAAGAGGTGGTAAATATTTGAACACACTTTTGGTTTCTTTCGACCTGTTTCACCAAAATATTTTAGTTTAGCCATTAATCTGTTAAGAGGTACATTCTTTCGCAAAATTAACCTCTAGTATTTGTGAATGACCTTAAAACCTATCTACGCATATCCTCCTTCTAAGGTTGTTCTGGTTCTCTCTAAGTACAACTTATAAATTGTCTATGCCTGATAATCAGAGCCAGCTCTATTCAAAGTTTTTCTAAAAGTTTTATTATTGAGTTAAGCTTTTTCCCATTTGATGCAAGCTTTTTTAGCAACAAGTTAGAAATCTCTAAGTAATTTCTGGTGACAAACACTTTCTCTCTTCCTTGTTTGAATATATTTGTTAGGATTTGAGGTTTTACAAGATTTATTTAAAACAGCAAAAGTTTCTTGAAAACTTTTTTGTATTAAGTCTGTTACATAAAGCTTTACCATTGAGAATTACTTTCCATATACCAAAGAGTGCCTTAATGGGAATGGGAtggatcaaatacatatatgatgTCTATCACTGTTTGTTCACTTCATTGCGCACATAGCTTCACATTTTATATTTCTTTCATTTCACTTGTCTAAAACAGATATCTTGCACATGGTACCACAACGGATTATATGTATGATGTGGTAAGGGTCCCAATGTCTTTCACCTTCGAGGTTTGCATATACATATCATTAATTCATTACTATTCTAAATCTCTGGCTATTTTCAATTTTGGATATTAACACTTCTCGACTTCCCAGATTTATGGAGATGAAAAGGCATCCTCAAGGGACTACTTTAAAATGTTTAACCCCGTGGACCATTCTACCTTCAATGTATGTGACATAGATTTCTGCTACTTCATTTCTTTCTAAATATGTAACATCAACGGCCAAAGTGCAACGTTCCtaacatcaaattcattaacTCATTTGACCTGAAAAAGATGTAAAAGTTCCAGATCGACGGGTTGAATGGCTTTGGGTCGAAAAAGGGTCACTTATAAGTACTGGTCTGACAGATGTTGGGTTGATCCACAACTACTTTTGTGTCCATTTGTAAGAAATTTTTATAACCAATGTTACACTTATCGttacaaacataatattatattaataccaaaaataattttataaagaaaatgatttggGAGGTTGTACATAGTAAATTAGATCTTGGGCAACTTTCAAGCCAGGTGACCGGTAtgcccatttgacccattcccATTTTGgcaattctttttatttgagCTTTAGAAATTATACTCAACCCAGGTTGACCCATTTTAACTAAATGGGTCAGAATTGTCtctcttaaaaaatatatatcaaacatcTAACATTAATGATAAGAAGTGTTCTTTTATAGTAAGGATCAAGAGCTGACCATGAATTTTGTAGTAGAGCTTGCAATTTCAACTCATGTATAAGAAAACGGGTAAATATTTTGCTCACATTTGTTTGATAATGGTAAAACGAGT harbors:
- the LOC122603004 gene encoding uncharacterized protein LOC122603004, whose amino-acid sequence is MDYNIVVPVENLNGRKKVEAGDLCEKRNGRGVDLNRNWSVDWGKKEKDFDPYEENPGTALFSEPEAQLMRKLSMSFDPHIWVNVHSGMEALFMPFDHKNTTPTGLQSQKMKLMLETLNHLHYGDCCAVGSGCGSVGYLAHGTTTDYMYDVVRVPMSFTFEIYGDEKASSRDYFKMFNPVDHSTFNRVLNEWSATFFSMFNLGAHQMNLQHLTPIKVDQLISIVTTI